GTTTGTGTGACCGGTGTCAGCAAAATAGCAAAACAGCATGACATTAAGTTACCTTATTTATAAAAAAGCAACTATATTTTTACAATATAGTTGCTTTTTTTCTTTTAAAGTAATCATTACTTTTTGTTGACTTTAATAGTAATGATTACTATAATAAGAAAGAAATATTTTTAACATTAATAGAGAGAAGGCAGTTCTTATGTTTCAAACTTAAACAAAACGTTTATCTCAACATAAATTTTAGAATAGATGAGAAAGTAGGAAATAGAATTATGAAACAAAAGTATTTTTTTGGTAGTGTGATTGGCGTTGTTTTAGCGCTTTTCGTATTTGTTGTTGCTAACGGCACAGTGAGAGCTGATACAAAAAATATCCAAGTAGTTTCCTCAGTTGATTTCTATGGTGAAGCAGCTGAAAAAGTATTGGGTCAGTATGGTACAGTTAAATCGGTCATTACGAACCCTAATGTTGATCCACATGACTATGAACCAAGCGCCAAAGTTGCTACAGAAGTTTCCAAGGCTGATTTAGTTGTATACAATGGCATTGGTTATGACTCTTGGATGACTAAGCTAGCAAAAAATGCAAATGTTAAATCTGTTCGAGTTGGTGAAGATATTTTAGGTAAGAAAAATGGTGATAATCCTCACCTATGGTATCAAAGCCAAACCATGCCTAAACTCGCAAACTACTTGGCTGACAAGTTTTCAAAAATAGATCCTAAACATAAGGCTGCTTTTAAAGCAAATGCTAAAAAATATATTGCGAGCTTGGAGCCTATTCAAACAAAAATAAAAGAATTAAAAAAGAATTCAGATAATAAGTTAGTTGATGTAAGTGAACCGGTTTTTGATTACGCTTTGGAAGAGCTAGGGTATTCTGAAAACAATACACACTTTTCTAAGTCTGTTGAAGATGGTACAGACCCATCACCCAAAGATATCAAGGCAATGCAAGATGATATTAAAAATAAAAAAATCAGCTTCTTTGTTCAAAACACGCAAGCAACTGACAAAACAGTTGGGCAGTTAGTAAAGTTAGCAAAGAAACATAATGTACCGGTATTAAATGTTACTGAAACAATGCCTAAGGGTAAAAACTACAAACAATGGATGTTGAGTCAGTATAAGCAGTTAGAAAAAATCCAAAAATCAGAACAGTAGTTATCATATGATTGAGAAAATTTTAGAAGTTAAACAGTTGGATGTTGAAGTGCCAGGAAGTCTATTAATTCGGCAACTTTCTTTTTCAACCTACTCAGGGGCATTATTATGCATCACCGGCGATAACGGGGTTGGCAAGACAACTCTAATTAATTATTTACTAAAGGCAGCAAGAGACAAAAATAGTTATCAATCAGAAATTCATTTGCACATTAAATTTGATGACATTCAATTAGTACCACAATTTAGAGATATTGATGCGGAGTATCCGCTAAGCGTAAAGGATTTTATAGTGTTGAATTTGACTCATCCTCTGACGCCTTGGCTAACTCCCTCAGAAAAGAAACACTTAGAAAAAATTATATCTGTAACTAATTTAAACGAGATTAAGAATCGTGCTTTAGGTCGTGTTTCAGGTGGCGAAAAGCAGCGTGCCTATTTGGCACAAGCATTAATGGCCAATCCGAAGATGTTAATTTTAGATGAAAGCACCTCTAATTTGGATTATGAATCGCGGATTGATCTTTTGAAACTAGTTAAAAAAGTTATTGCACAAGAACAGTTAGCTGTTATTTTCATTACACATGATCCGGAGTTGGTTAGTTTGTTTGGTGATTATGAACTGCACATTAGTAATCACCACGGTGAAATGAACGAATTGCGCTCTTCCTCAGAAGGGGGTACGCATGTTTAATTATCCGTTTATGCAGTATGCGTTCATAGCAAGTTTTTTTATATCAATTATTTGTGCAGTTGTTGGTGTTTTCGTTGTGGCACGCAAAACATCCTTTTATGTACATACTTTATCTGAAATTAGTTTTTCAGGTGCAAGTTTTGCTATTTTTGCTGGGATATCACCCATTGGGGGCATGCTATTATTTACGATACTAAGTTCAATATTTGTTTCTCTCGCAGGTAACCGGTTGAGCCAACGGGAATCTTCTATTAGTGTTTTTTCAGCTATATTCATTGGATTGGGTGTTTTATTTTTGTCTCTGTCCAATAAGCAGTCTAGTTATGCCACTAACATTTTATTTGGTAGTATTGTTGGTATTAGCCAAGAAAATCTATACGAGCTATTAGTTTTAATTATCGTTATTTTATTAATCACGCTATTAATGTATCGAAAACTCAAGTATATATCTTTTGATACAATCGGTTCTGATTTGAATGCTAAAGGTACCGTCTGGATTTCTTTACTATTCTTAATATTAGTGGCATGTACTGTCAGTGTGACCGCGCAAATTGTTGGATCATTATTGATATTTTCTTTGTTAACGGTTCCTGCATCATCTGCCAAGTACATTGTTAGGTCTGTCCATCATATGATATTGCTTTCGTTTGTGTTTGCATTGTTTGGCACCTGGATGGGATTGTACTTGAGCTATATTAGTAATTGGCCTGTGAGTTTCTTTATCACCATTATTGAAGGTGCTATTTATTGTCTATCCTTGTTATATTATAAAATAAATACGTTACATCGTTAATCATTGAGCGAGTATATTGTTTGCCATAAATATTTGCCTGAACTATAATTGCCATAACTGATATAGGAAGAGCCCTAAAATTGGAGGAAATTTTATGACACAGCAATACGATTATGATGTTTTATATTTGGGAAGTGGGCATGGTACGTTTGATGGGGCAGTTCCACTTGCTCAATCAGGGGTCAAGGTCGGTATTATCGAAAAAGATTTGATTGGTGGTACATGTCCAAACTATGGTTGTAACGCTAAAATTACACTCGATGCTCCAGTTACTTTACTTCGTGAATCAGAGCGTTTCTCGGGCGTCGTTGCGGGTAACTTGAAAATCAATTGGAAAGAAAGTGTTGCGCACAAGCAAGAAGTAATTGATGAGTTGCCAGGGATGATTGGTGGACTTATTAAGAGTTCAGGGATTGATATTATTCAAGGATCAGGTGTTTTTCAAGATAATCACACTATTCTAGTAGATGGTCAGCCAAAAACAGCTGACAAAATTGTCATTTCAACTGGCTTGCGTCCACATAGGCTTGACATTCCTGGTAGTGAGTTGGCCCATGATAGCCGTGAGTTTATGGATTTAACTGAATTACCCGACAAGATTGCTATTATAGGATCTGGCTACATTAGCATGGAGTTTGTAACAATTGCCAATGCTGCTGGTTCTGACGTCACGGTGCTGATGCACGGGGACAAAGCGCTTAAAGAATTTTATCAGCCATATGTCAACAAAGTAATTGATGACCTTAAGGAACGTGGCGTAAAGTTTGTTAAAAATGCTAAGGTTTCAAGTTTTGAAAAATCGGGTGATCAAGTTATTGTGAATTATGGTGACGATCAATCATTATCAGTTGGATGGGTGTTAGATGCGACTGGTCGCATCCCCAATACCGACAACCTAGGGTTAGCAAAGATCGGCGTGAACTATAATGAAAAAGGTGTGGTTGTTAATGAGTATTTGCAAACTAATATTGATAACATATACGCATCAGGTGATGTTATTGATAAAACACAACCTAAATTGACGCCAACAGCAATATTTGAATCAACTTATTTGTTTAAGCGTTTTTCTGGGCAAAGCAGAGAACCTATCACATATCCTGTGATTCCATCAGTTGTATTTACATCTCCTAGAATTGCTAAAGTTGGAGTAACTGTTGAAGAGGCAAAAGAGAACAATTATCAAATTGAAGAGAATAATTTGGTTGGTGATTGGTATCGTAAAGTGAACAAGGAAACAATTAGTGAGAACACCTTAATTTTTGATGATGAACATCGATTGCTTGGTGCAACAGAAGTCAGTGAGCAAGCAGAAAATGTTATCAACACATTGCTGCCAGTTGTTGAATTTAAGTTTAACAAAGCAGAAATTGCTCGACTAATTCACTTGTTCCCTTCAATCAGCGCCTCTACCTGGGATTTGTTATAAGATAGTAGCAGCTTAAGCCTTTTATGGTGTTGCGACCATAAAATAAAAAAGTATAATAAAAAACGCCAAAAAGATATTATTTATCGTTTTGGCGCTTTTTATTTTTTCTTGCAAAACTGTTTGAGTTTGCAAATGTTAGTTTCCCGATACTGTATACTATCGTCAATAGACTGATCAGCATCGTGAAATAATTACTGATATTTACTGTAACCGTGATTTTTAAACGGTTCAGACCCTTAGGGATTTTTAATTTAAGAGCGTGGCCGTTTGCAAGCTTTACTTTTTTGTGATTTAAAGTAACATTGTAATGAATGCCTGAGTATACAGCAATCGGTAGAGAATAGTATCCTTCCTTTGCCGTAGTGATCATGTACTCAGCACTATTATATGTTTGCGATTTTATTTTCAGGGAAGAAACACTTGCATTTTGTAAAGCAGTTATCCTAGATTGCAATTGATGCTTATTGTTTGCGGGTAAATAATCAATGCCTATTGCGCTATTTTTAATGGTTTGGTCATAGTTGTCTCTAGTTAGCCAAAACCGGTAACCATCTTTCGTGGTTTTGTTGTGATAAGTGTGAACTGCATTTAAACTGACTGCAACCAAAGCTAAAGTAATCACAAAATTAATGTCTGTGTACTTTAAAGGATACTGGTCAAAATAATACATAACACTGACGGCTAGCAATAGGGAAGAAATGAACAATAGCCGCCCCAAAAATTGAATCATATTGATAGGTGTGCCGACAAGGTTTTGCCAAGGTAACCAGTCAAAAGTGCTAAAAAATACAATAATTGTTGCAAGTGTCCAATGGCGCCATAAGCCAGATTTATTTGTAAACAACATAATCATTAGGAAAAACAATAAGAAGGTGTTGATTGGTCCTATGTTAAAGCTAGCGGAACGTTCAATGATACTATTATCAAGGAGAGCTTGCCAGTATTTTGTTGCATTTAACGGTACTAATTTTGGTGTTGGGCTCATTAATAAATTGGAGGATAGCAGTGACCCGATGTTAGTAAGCGTATAAAAAGCCGATAAAATCGCTAGAACAGCGGCTTTGATATAATTAATGACTTCTTTTCGTGTTAATTGATGACGTACAATTCTGATAAAACAGAAAATGGCAATCATGATTGTTACAATAATTAAAGAAAGAATGTGACTGTTGGCGATGGCGCCCATACCGAATCCTAAGTATAGCCAACCATTTGTTAAGTTATGCCATATTTTGAGACACCCCAGCAGAACTAGGGGTAAAAAAGCATAAGCCAGTGCTTCTCCAAGTGCATTACGAGAATAAAGGACAGCCATGTGATAAGAACTAAATTGGTATATTGCTATGCCAAGTATTTGAATCCATCTTTTATGTGTTATAAACTTAGCTAGTAGGAAAACGTTAAAAATTGTTAAAAAGTTTAAAACGATAAATCCGACCATTAACGCAACTATCGGATTACTGAACAATAATTTGGGGATGATAAAAATAGTGCTGGTTATCCAAGGATACATACCGTTCATGGCAAGCCCAGTATGGTGAAGTCCAATAAAATTTACAAGGGGAGGTAAAGAACCATGGCTAAGTGCTTGTGTTATAGCGTCGTAGCGTGCCAAGTGAATATTACCATCGTAGCTCAATTTAAATGTGTTGTTGGTAAAAGCGGGTAACGTCGATAAGAGCGATGAGAAAAAGATAATGACAAAAATAATGAAGTGATGCAACCATACTGGGGAATGACGTCTTAACATGATAAATCCTTTTTTAGTTCGTTTTAAACTGATTTATACCTACCATAATAAAAACAAGGTTAAATAGCAACTATAAAAAGAATAAAATGTCATTATATATAAATATGTTTAAAATTAATGTTCATTTTATGTTAAAACGATAGTATTTTTCTGGCGTCTAATCTTAGCCAAGTAATACATAAATAGGGGAAGTTATGTCAACAATTTTACAACAGGTTAAAAAACTATGGCCAATCGCCATTCTACTACTGTCGTCAATACTGCTTTTAATACCATTCTTCTTAAACCATGCAATGATTATTGGATCAGATGCTATTTTTCATTTTAATCGTTTGTATGATACGGCTATGCAGATAAAGCATGGGAACTTTCAATATTTTATTTCCATGTATGGATTTCAATCTTCTGGTCGAATTGTCAATGCCTTGTATGGACCATTTATGGCCTACATTCAAGGGCTGATTGTATTAATTAGTCCCTCCTGGTTTGGTTATCAGGTGATTTCAAATGGCATTTTGTATTTTTTGTCTGGCTTGTCCTTGTATCTTCTTTTAAAAAAAGCTGGTGTACAGCTTGTATATAGAATACCCTTGAGTATTTTGTATATGACCACATACTCGGTTCAGTATTGGACATTACGACAAGGATTTTCGAGTTGGGGAGCAGCATTATTTCCACTCTGCCTTATACCGCTAATCGACCTAATTGAAAAAAAGACGCTTCATCCAATCCAAACGGCTATAAGTATCGGCGTCATGTGTCAAATTCATATGTTGTCAGCTTTTTTGCTTGTGTTTGTGTATGCTTGCTTTTTCTTAACAGCTTTTTTTACTAATAGCAAGCACACTAAAATTAAGCTGTTTAAACAGCTAGGATTAGCCATTGTTATCTTCGGTTTTCTAGTATTAAATGTACTCTATAGTTTTATTGCAATTTACAGTGAAAATAATATTGCTCAACCATTTGTTAATAAATGGATGGCAGAAACAACTATTTTTAAAGGTAGTAGTTATTGGCTATTTTATCCGCCCATTTTAATGATTATTGTGCTTTTTGCTCTATGGACAATTTGTAAGCATTGGAAAAAAGAGTCGCAATTATTGAAAGTAACAGCGGTTACCAGCGGATTTTTGTTTATTTTATGTACAAATTTATTTCCGTGGAAATTATTGAATAATGCCCATAATCAATTAATTGAGACAATTCAATTTCCGTTTCGTTTTTTTGTACCTTTCACAGTTTTGCTACTCCTAGCAGTTGGTTTGCTTTTGGAAAAGTGGCATACTAGATCAGTTGTTTTTGGGCTCATCAGCTATGGATTATTGCTATTGTCGTTGTTTCAAACAGGCATTTCAACTAACAATGCCTTGAATGTGTGGCACCAAACTGAATCCTTTTTAAACTCTTCTGTTCATACGTATTTTACGTCTGAAAATACCAGTGAAATCAAGAAATCCTTTTTCATAAAAGACAAAGCACAAGCCTTACAATATGTGGTAAAGTCCACACCTGATTACTTGCCGGTGAAAACAGTTAAGTGCAAAGATAAATACTCGCTTTATCATCATCAAGTTATTAACAAACAAAAATACTTCCATAAGTCTGTCAAAGGCAATAAGTTGGTAGTCACATGGGAAGGCAGAAGCGTTAAGAATATTCAGGTTCCGATTATAAAGTATACAGATACTATCTTGCGATTGAATCAAAAAATACTGCACACAAATATCAAACTCAGTCGAATAGGAACGCCAATCATCAAACAAAGAAAGGGTCATAATGAATTAGTTGTTTCTTATCGTAGTGATCGTCTGTTAGATACGATACTCATATTTAATTTTATAAGTTGGTTAATTGTATTTTATATGAATTACAAGTTCAAATTTTTGAACAAGTGATGATTAACTAAGAAAAGTCTGTTCCCATTAAAGGAATAGGCTTTTCTTAATTTGTAGTAGCGTATTGGTCTAATTCGTTTAAATATAATTCTTTCTGTTCGGTACTAATCCAAGCAAAAGAATTAAAGAGGGGGCAAGATGTCAAAACGATTCCTTTTTTAATAACTAAGTTTAGGTCTTCGACGAGGTTGGTACCTTAGCCGACTCGATTGATTGCCATGATTTCAAGTGCTTGGGGGATATGGTCGATGGAACCCTTCTGATTAATATCATAGTTGTCATTGTGTTGTACTTCATTTGCTGTATTGTTCGTAAGTTATTGATATGTTTTATTTTAATATGCTGATTGAAAATGGTGATAAAAATCATTAACTGTTTAATTTATTATTGTTCGT
The Leuconostoc suionicum genome window above contains:
- a CDS encoding metal ABC transporter solute-binding protein, with translation MKQKYFFGSVIGVVLALFVFVVANGTVRADTKNIQVVSSVDFYGEAAEKVLGQYGTVKSVITNPNVDPHDYEPSAKVATEVSKADLVVYNGIGYDSWMTKLAKNANVKSVRVGEDILGKKNGDNPHLWYQSQTMPKLANYLADKFSKIDPKHKAAFKANAKKYIASLEPIQTKIKELKKNSDNKLVDVSEPVFDYALEELGYSENNTHFSKSVEDGTDPSPKDIKAMQDDIKNKKISFFVQNTQATDKTVGQLVKLAKKHNVPVLNVTETMPKGKNYKQWMLSQYKQLEKIQKSEQ
- a CDS encoding ATP-binding cassette domain-containing protein; this encodes MIEKILEVKQLDVEVPGSLLIRQLSFSTYSGALLCITGDNGVGKTTLINYLLKAARDKNSYQSEIHLHIKFDDIQLVPQFRDIDAEYPLSVKDFIVLNLTHPLTPWLTPSEKKHLEKIISVTNLNEIKNRALGRVSGGEKQRAYLAQALMANPKMLILDESTSNLDYESRIDLLKLVKKVIAQEQLAVIFITHDPELVSLFGDYELHISNHHGEMNELRSSSEGGTHV
- a CDS encoding metal ABC transporter permease, coding for MFNYPFMQYAFIASFFISIICAVVGVFVVARKTSFYVHTLSEISFSGASFAIFAGISPIGGMLLFTILSSIFVSLAGNRLSQRESSISVFSAIFIGLGVLFLSLSNKQSSYATNILFGSIVGISQENLYELLVLIIVILLITLLMYRKLKYISFDTIGSDLNAKGTVWISLLFLILVACTVSVTAQIVGSLLIFSLLTVPASSAKYIVRSVHHMILLSFVFALFGTWMGLYLSYISNWPVSFFITIIEGAIYCLSLLYYKINTLHR
- a CDS encoding dihydrolipoyl dehydrogenase family protein, whose product is MTQQYDYDVLYLGSGHGTFDGAVPLAQSGVKVGIIEKDLIGGTCPNYGCNAKITLDAPVTLLRESERFSGVVAGNLKINWKESVAHKQEVIDELPGMIGGLIKSSGIDIIQGSGVFQDNHTILVDGQPKTADKIVISTGLRPHRLDIPGSELAHDSREFMDLTELPDKIAIIGSGYISMEFVTIANAAGSDVTVLMHGDKALKEFYQPYVNKVIDDLKERGVKFVKNAKVSSFEKSGDQVIVNYGDDQSLSVGWVLDATGRIPNTDNLGLAKIGVNYNEKGVVVNEYLQTNIDNIYASGDVIDKTQPKLTPTAIFESTYLFKRFSGQSREPITYPVIPSVVFTSPRIAKVGVTVEEAKENNYQIEENNLVGDWYRKVNKETISENTLIFDDEHRLLGATEVSEQAENVINTLLPVVEFKFNKAEIARLIHLFPSISASTWDLL